A stretch of DNA from Paraburkholderia flava:
TGTGGTGGTCATGAGCATCCTGATGATGTGCCGGCTCAGGGCGGGTTGCGGTGGCGCGTCGCAGGATGCAGCGATTGCCGCGACGCGCGTGACGTGGCGATTCTCACGCGACCCGCTTAAGCCAGTCTTAATGGTTACGCGGCCCGGCGATGCAACTGCGCCGGCCCGCGCGGCCTCGGTTCACGGCATTGTGCCAGAGCACCGTGACTCGCCGTATTTGCAGCGGCCGGTGACTAACACCGGGCTCCCCGCCGAGGGCGCCGCCCCCCGTTTGCGACCGTCCGGCGTTTTATGGTCTAATGACCTTCGACGAAACAGGGGTGCTTCGCGCGCTGGCCACACGCCGCAGCGAGGCTGAGAGAGACCCTTCGCACCCGATCCGGGTAATACCGGCGCGGGAAGTTTCCGGAAGTCCTGTTGTCTTCCTTCTCCGCCGGACCGGCACCTCCACAAGGGTGCAGTCCGGCCGGCCTCGCCCGCCGGTTTCGTCCTTGGGTACGTGCGCTTTCGCCGTACGGAAAGGAACCGATGAGCGCTTATTCTTCAGTCTTTTGTTTCGCCTGCGTGCCGCTGTCGCTGCGCTTTCGTCCGGCGGTCGCGCGATGAACGCTGCCTTGCACGTTTCCGCCAACCGGCCGGATTTCGCGGTGATCGGCGGGGGGCTGTGCGGACGGCTCGTCGCGTGGCATCTCGCGGGGGCGGGGCATCGCGTTGCGCTGTACGAGCGCGGCGATGCGTCGGGCTCGCAGGCGGCTGCGTGGGTCGCGGCGGCGATGCTCGCGCCGCTCGCCGAAGCCGCGAGCGCCGAACTGCTGATCACGCAACTCGGCGCCGCGTCGCTCGAAACCTGGCCGCGTCTGCTTGCCGAACTTCCGCAGCCGGTGTTTTTTCAGCGCAACGGCACGCTCGTCGTGTGGCATCACGCGGATCGCACCGAGGCTCCGCTGTTCGAACGTCGCGTGCGCGCGAATGCGCCGGCTGAGTGGTTCGATGGTGCTGACGGGAGTGGTTTCGTCGCGCTGTCCGGTACGCAACTCGGTGCGGCCGAACCGGCGCTCGCCGGGCGCTTCTCGCAAGGCTGGCTGCTGCCGCGCGAAGGACAACTCGACAACCGTCAGGTGCTCTCTGCGCTCGCGGCCGGACTCGCGGCACGCGGCGTCGAACTGCACTGGAACACGCCCGTCGACGATCGCGCGATGCCGGACGCGCACGTCACGATCGACTGTCGCGGCCTCGGCGCGAAACCCGTGCTGCCGACGCTGCGCGGTATTCGCGGCGAAGTCGCGCGGGTGCACGCGCCGGGCATTGGGCTCACGCGTCCGGTGCGGCTGCTGCATCCGCGCTATCCGCTCTATATCGCGCCGAAGCAGAACGACCTATACGTGATCGGCGCGACGGAAGTGGAAGGCGAGGACATGTCGCCGATGTCGGTGCGCTCCGCGCTCGAATTGCTGAGCGCTGCGTTCTCGGTGCATCCGGCGTTCGGCGAGGCACGCATTCTCGAACTGAACTCGCAGTGCCGGCCGACGCTGCCCGACCATCGTCCGGCGCTGGTGTGGAACGGCGCA
This window harbors:
- a CDS encoding FAD-dependent oxidoreductase; the protein is MNAALHVSANRPDFAVIGGGLCGRLVAWHLAGAGHRVALYERGDASGSQAAAWVAAAMLAPLAEAASAELLITQLGAASLETWPRLLAELPQPVFFQRNGTLVVWHHADRTEAPLFERRVRANAPAEWFDGADGSGFVALSGTQLGAAEPALAGRFSQGWLLPREGQLDNRQVLSALAAGLAARGVELHWNTPVDDRAMPDAHVTIDCRGLGAKPVLPTLRGIRGEVARVHAPGIGLTRPVRLLHPRYPLYIAPKQNDLYVIGATEVEGEDMSPMSVRSALELLSAAFSVHPAFGEARILELNSQCRPTLPDHRPALVWNGARTLRVNGLYRHGYMIAPEVADEAARFAAALLDGRVADTDTFANWQRDARWSELFHLDALSQPDPAREPA